The proteins below are encoded in one region of Engraulis encrasicolus isolate BLACKSEA-1 chromosome 1, IST_EnEncr_1.0, whole genome shotgun sequence:
- the LOC134438034 gene encoding adhesion G protein-coupled receptor E3-like, with the protein MDSPPDRLASRGDAVLQSTEELVSTLAKPTFTQSSRNLTTNTTAVEILSIGPNTSLTGVSQLMTSNVSVDIDLLGIARNNNGSASVVVIVYKRMHEVLNASHFKKEDSGATATMMSNVVSITLPNTHIKTLPQPINIRMKHLKNVSVQDKRWCVYWKVSSWIQDGCRVSATNSSHTTCSCDHLSTFALIMTVDDNLKSDPVMSILNTILVLIGLLFLTLAVMTFALCRWNPRVSNVARLNLCVCLLLAHSLFLLTQNFIRRIRAHQVLCSVLAGVLHFLFLSSFVWMFIEAVMLFLSVRKLRQVKPSERVWLQWKVTVPIGYGFALIIVGVSAGVNPEGHGSEKCWLVEGFKWSFLGPVCFLLVVNTILFVIILITIQSTLKGVRSDVSKVKYTRVLLFKLTVQFLILGCPWLLGMGAATSRVLEVLFLFLASQQGTAIFLIHCLLNTEVRCQYRKWWQRFGLSSKQPESGTGTGSGTGTGSISLTQQPSRDT; encoded by the exons ATGGACTCTCCCCCAGACAGACTGGCCTCCAGGGGAGATGCTGTGCTTCAGTCCACTGAGGAACTGGTGTCCACCCTGGCCAAGCCCACATTCACCCAGTCCAGCAGAAacctcaccaccaacaccacag CTGTGGAGATCCTGAGCATTGGGCCGAACACATCCCTGACTGGAGTCTCTCAACTGATGACCTCTAATGTTAGTGTTGACATCGACCTCCTGGGGATCGCTCGCAACAACAACG GTTCAGCATCAGTGGTGGTCATAGTGTACAAGAGGATGCATGAAGTCCTCAATGCGAGCCACTTCAAGAAAGAAGACAGTGGAGCCACAGCGACAATGATGTCCAACGTGGTCTCCATTACTTTACCAAATACGCATATTAAGACACTACCACAGCCCATCAACATCCGCATGAAACACCTCAAG AATGTGAGTGTCCAGGACAAGCGGTGGTGTGTGTACTGGAAAGTCTCTTCCtggattcaagatggctgccgtgTCAGTGCGACCAACTCCAGCCACACTACCTGCTCATGTGATCACCTCTCCACCTTTGCCCTCATCATGACGGTCGATGACAACTTAAAG AGTGACCCTGTGATGAGCATTCTGAACACCATCTTGGTGCTGATTGGCCTGCTGTTCCTGACCTTGGCGGTGATGACCTTTGCCCTCTGTCGATGGAACCCCAGGGTGTCCAACGTGGCTCgcctgaacctgtgtgtgtgtctgctgctggcCCATAGCCTCTTCCTACTTACACAAAACTTTATCCGACGAATCAGAGCCCACCAG GTTCTGTGCAGCGTCCTGGCTGGAGTTctgcacttcctcttcctctcctcattcgTCTGGATGTTCATAGAGGCCGTGATGCTCTTCCTGTCTGTACGGAAGCTCAGGCAGGTCAAACCTAGCGAGAGGGTGTGGCTACAGTGGAAAGTCACCGTCCCAATTGGTTACGGGTTTGCTCTAATCATTGTGGGCGTGTCTGCTGGAGTGAACCCTGAAGGACACGGCAGTGAGAA GTGCTGGCTAGTGGAGGGCTTCAAATGGAGTTTCCTTGGCCCTGTTTGTTTCCTCCTTGTT GTCAACACCATACTCttcgtcatcatcctcatcaccatccaGTCTACTCTGAAAGGTGTACGCAGCGACGTCTCAAAGGTCAAATACACAAG GGTTCTGCTGTTCAAACTGACAGTCCAGTTCCTCATCCTGGGTTGCCCCTGGTTACTGGGCATGGGGGCAGCCACAAGTCGGGTTCTAGAGGTTCTCTTCCTGTTCCTCGCCTCCCAGCAAGGAACCGCCATCTTCCTCATCCACTGCCTCCTCAACACAGAg gtgcggTGTCAGTACAGGAAGTGGTGGCAGAGGTTCGGGCTGTCCAGCAAGCAGCCAGAGTCAGGAACTGGGACAGGATCAGGAACAGGAACTGGCTCCATCAGTCTGACCCAACAGCCAAGCAGGGACACTTGA